A portion of the Chelmon rostratus isolate fCheRos1 chromosome 15, fCheRos1.pri, whole genome shotgun sequence genome contains these proteins:
- the znf292a gene encoding zinc finger protein 292a: MAEGETEKEYDTRKAIEELRERFQGLTTALKESSQSSLEASLHFCQEFCQVLVEHAGRWKTDEDPLPLLEVYTVAILSFAKAVSCLSSECENVPLLLEKLALSCAELLLLLPQHVPGALWEEFQSSMKLAHSLLQESGSTQLCLLSVLAQQDGVWSNTTLSSILSNQIPQTEQVHAYLELEGPTLLNMRIKHLIKMDSVDKAAVLAKICSEYPGYEGKGNFKQTYLLCICMTKSQEQLMEEIASIDCKDALEMICNLESDGDEKGALCLCSAFLKRQLLQGDVYCAWELTLFWSKLLMRLESSADAFLGHSKEMALLCRSVCHILFLIKVIQNEVGEVGLPVCVEMCIQALKMTSSDHKDSKSTICKTISCLLPTDLEVKRACQLTEFLLQPTIDSYYAVESLYNEPDQKPEEDGSLPVPNSLRCELLLALKTQWPFDPEFWDWKTLKRNCLALMGEEAAIVSSIDTLNDTDEQEVESALGKLPEYRDLEDFLLTTTNELNEITDEREKNREAKKLREQGFVSARFRNWRAYMQYCVLCDKEFLGHRIVRHAQKHFKDGVYLCPICADSFESREVLEPHVASHVKQSCKERLAAMKAARKVTKPPQSPKSPLKISKVAAKMSISPVKVDSQIGDQLASPVKIEQTTSDTHISQDCFCPVKNCSKAFKFFRNLMAHVRSHKDDEEAMRFLEIQKQKVVCQYCRRQFVNVRHLNDHLQMHCGSKPYICIQLDCKANFNSNSELLMHRKTHPEFKAQCMFPNCGKVFSEAYLLYDHEAQHYLTYTCQTDNCGKIFYSQSQFLSHQENHSTNDTVNSLPITNQNPPVTPKEQPPVESTPSLERINTDAYMKEASNANASPCALPEVAKEIAPVRVKHSIESMLNSAAGHDHEIEEPEKCYTPLTNPTPAPADMKPAPEAPHVPPNVAEQGEIPPVYPVPSAANPVSQQAEGINNVQVNQVPKVIPQIISPSQIKTEIPSSMQGYPSSTPAVTAGNDENLHCCPYNDCTRAYSTNKSLSRHVKKQHPEIFEDWKLAKKYNKVAKITAKKAPSGPALPYQPQNQGNRPSNQPGILCNKLGMQQMDYPTGCSTSPAQCYPGSMEPVPITPMVNPTVYPTWGSQNNLSGMMQSDMSQSWSSPPMNNCYPDAFNMNEYPSRSYPQWQADPYQTTASLPADRDNSMAAMHGPTTSQAPSDSSLMSQYVSSSLMLDNGGQIHNGGHQYGLINPEGSGDSIDVRKSSASMTSQLDNGNSISTIDSLPEGSYHTPYAQSENPCHTQSSSVDIPMKCLSPEEQIALKATNEIIKTENISTPGYEPMDNSVDGMLSPHSVTQTDFLYEEDCANADCEANPSDEKPGDPDIQKARRSRLSKRTKWPAIIKDGKVICRRCFREFTSTKSLGGHLSKRSQCRPVDEIDLTADLPTSFLDFLNDPHVPDTNGAIYNMSNGDFSQESCSLTTLTSPMVLKQEPQNTNITDYSNSLSVSPETQQDKTVELANPALAVPYQEDHLMEISHAFQRLDLIEAAQEKMRSALSLEQNVSHCETAPDTEKSKVLSKSDDRPPEKVPKPFKCDQDDCEYSFMTKEALFRHLSKMHDYTYEMIEELKRTPSKLSPYPCQICPKTFTRTTGLRIHYEKVHRLSKAEMQKLRISARNRRVFRLDKDDASISRAATDANNSRTMQSAVVLPAIKQEPLDIAIVPQTDNENNPEVSQITSPGDAVPQGFTPEVSTVTQLPSPHSYLTDRSFGEAAPSAHEEAPEQPNVAAVNKSPDVKLKSKNKKTETQEKLSPIGRAKDVQGRPDASLSKEKEPKSSPPTASASSSPEKPSSSKNTPTKDEPQRKDKTQKRLSLKMCDTDNAYSPYRPYRCVHEGCTAAFTIQHNLILHYRAMHQASLPPSKPEAETEKTSVTNGQETNQSIGKDNEVRCQVKNCSRVFMGITRLVQHYLLLHKFTRDKATAMMSSMTIGTFNCDRQECALPFNSVEKYIEHIKNFHKEIAISESGSVDPTFKCEYEACDRVYTTKSNLLRHLIKKHDYVYDPKTSDGRRTKSVGLFPGVNNGKENVESKFKVKKKNTKKKEGKSIEHWTSFGKPTLKTHEEASAMCTKKSALQYPCMIIGCDAVERAERSIFKHYTTHGLTERYIEDQRSQFIFCKKYSRARFKDSNKSEGASSSSSEETEPEDSEKPSDQKTDELVDRIGQEDSKLSNDDSAESQASTGTEGGTKRGRPRKPAQPTPACPERMQTLRNRSTFNSSRENSNPGTPTAQEQRDDGVTPGSFKPLGLEDSFLKFLETSESTNSSKRKLNDKSSAELPSKRQQTQKQKSAMKSKITGCENLVDFRNPLNLKSVSNVKIVMDKTFSDGADLLLKQLQDMRPIVIIKKWLYSGS, translated from the exons ATGGcggagggggagacagagaaggaatATGACACACGGAAAGCTATCGAGGAGCTCCGAGAGCGGTTCCAGGGTTTGACCACAGCTTTGAAAGAGAGCTCGCAGTCTTCGTTGGAAGCCTCCCTGCATTTCTGCCAGGAGTTTTGCCAG GTGCTCGTGGAACATGCTGGACGTTGGAAAACTGACGAGGATCCGCTGCCTTTGCTGGAGGTCTACACTGTGGCCATCCTCAGCTTTGCTAAGGCCGTCTCTTGTCTCTCCTCCGAATGTGAAAACGTGCCACTCCTACTTGAAAAGTTAGCACT GAGCTGTGCGGAGCTGCTGCTCTTACTGCCCCAGCATGTCCCTGGTGCCTTATGGGAGGAGTTTCAGTCCTCCATGAAG TTGGCACACAGCCTTTTGCAAGAAAGTGGGAGCACACAGCTTTGCCTGCTCTCAGTTCTGGCGCAGCAGGATGGCGTCTGGTCCAACACCACACTAAGCAGCATCCTGTCCAATCAAATCCCTCAGACTGAGCAAG TCCATGCGTATCTGGAGTTGGAAGGTCCCACACTTCTGAACATGAGGATAAAGCACCTAATCAAAATGGACAGCGTTGATAAAGCTGCTGTCCTTGCAAAGATATGCTCAGAGTATCCGGGATATGAAGGAAAAGGAAActtcaaacaaacctatttgcTTTGCATCTGCATGACAAAAAGCCAGGAGCAGCTAATGGAAGAG ATTGCATCAATAGACTGTAAAGATGCTCTTGAAATGATCTGCAACTTGGAGTCAGATGGAGATGAGAAAGGAGCTCTCTGCTTATGTTCTGCCTTTCTCAAGCGACAGCTTCTCCAAGGAGATGTTTACTGTGCCTG GGAACTCACACTGTTCTGGAGTAAGCTACTCATGCGTTTAGAGTCGTCAGCTGATGCATTTCTTGGACACAGCAAAGAGATGGCTCTTCTCTGTAGGAGCGTCTGTCATATTCTGTTTCTAATCAAAGTAATCCAAAATGAG gttGGAGAGGTGGGGCTTCCGGTGTGCGTGGAAATGTGCATTCAAGCTCTGAAAATGACCTCCAGTGACCATAAGGATAGCAAGTCTACCATTTGCAAGACTATTTCCTGCCTCTTACCAACTGATCTAGAGGTGAAGCGTGCATGCCAGCTGACCGAGTTCCTCCTACAGCCTACCATTGACTCGTATTATGCTGTGGAATCACTGTACAACGAACCTGACCAAAAGCCTGAGGAGGATGGGAGTTTACCAGTGCCCAATTCTTTACGCTGCGAGTTACTGCTGGCCTTGAAGACACAGTGGCCTTTTGATCCAGAGTTCTGGgactggaaaacactgaaacgcAACTGCTTGGCACTGATGGGCGAGGAGGCAGCTATTGTGTCATCTATTGACACACTCAATGACACAGACGAACAAGAGGTGGAAAGTGCACTTGGCAAACTCCCCGAATACAGAGACCTGGAGGATTTTCTGTTAACCACTACAAATGAACTCAATGAAATCAcggatgaaagagaaaaaaacagagaggctAAAAAACTTCGGGAGCAGGGTTTTGTGTCTGCTCGGTTCAGAAATTGGCGAGCCTACATGCAgtattgtgttttgtgtgacaAGGAGTTCCTGGGGCACAGGATTGTTCGCCACGCGCAGAAGCATTTCAAAGATGGAGTGTATCTTTGTCCAATTTGTGCTGACAGTTTTGAAAGTAGGGAGGTTTTAGAGCCACATGTAGCATCACATGTCAAGCAATCTTGCAAAGAGAGACTAGCTGCAATGAAAGCTGCAAGGAAGGTAACCAAACCACCTCAGTCCCCTAAAAGTCCATTAAAAATTTCAAAAGTTGCTGCCAAGATGAGCATTAGTCCTGTTAAGGTTGACTCTCAAATTGGCGACCAATTGGCATCTCCTGTTAAGATAGAACAAACTacgtctgacacacacattagtCAAGACTGTTTCTGTCCTGTGAAAAACTGTTCCAAGGCTTTTAAGTTTTTCCGTAACCTCATGGCTCATGTCAGATCTCACAAGGACGACGAAGAGGCCATGAGGTTTTTGGAGATACAAAAACAGAAGGTGGTGTGCCAGTATTGCAGACGGCAGTTTGTTAATGTCAGACATCTTAATGATCATTTGCAGATGCACTGTGGCAGCAAACCATACATCTGCATACAGCTGGATTGCAAGGCCAACTTTAACTCCAATTCTGAGCTCCTCATGCATAGAAAAACACACCCTGAATTTAAGGCCCAATGCATGTTCCCTAACTGTGGCAAAGTTTTCAGTGAGGCCTACCTGTTGTATGATCACGAGGCTCAGCATTACCTCACCTACACCTGCCAAACGGATAACTGTGGCAAAATATTCTACTCACAGTCTCAATTCTTGTCTCACCAAGAGAATCATAGTACAAATGATACAGTAAACAGTTTGCCCATCACAAATCAAAACCCTCCTGTTACTCCAAAAGAGCAACCACCAGTCGAGAGCACCCCAAGCCTTGAAAGGATTAACACAGATGCATATATGAAGGAGGCGTCTAATGCAAACGCATCACCATGCGCATTACCAGAGGTTGCTAAAGAAATTGCTCCTGTGAGAGTCAAACACTCGATTGAAAGCATGCTGAATTCTGCGGCAGGTCATGATCATGAAATAGAAGAACCAGAGAAATGCTACACTCCTCTGACAAACCCCACTCCAGCACCAGCTGATATGAAACCAGCACCTGAGGCTCCTCATGTACCCCCAAATGTGGCTGAGCAAGGTGAGATCCCACCAGTATATCCTGTACCCAGTGCTGCAAATCCTGTGTCACAACAGGCAGAGGGGATTAATAATGTCCAAGTCAACCAAGTTCCAAAAGTGATTCCACAAATAATTTCTCCAAgtcaaatcaaaacagaaattCCATCTTCGATGCAAGGATATCCTTCCAGCACGCCTGCAGTAACTGCTGGCAATGACGAGAACCTGCATTGCTGCCCATATAATGACTGTACAAGGgcatacagtacaaacaaaagtCTGTCTAGGCATGTGAAGAAGCAACACCCTGAAATATTTGAGGACTGGAAATTGGCAAAGAAATATAACAAAGTGGCcaaaattacagcaaaaaaGGCACCAAGTGGGCCAGCTTTACCTTATCAGCCTCAGAACCAGGGGAACAGACCTTCAAATCAGCCAGGAATACTATGCAACAAACTTGGGATGCAGCAAATGGATTACCCAACGGGATGTTCAACCTCACCTGCCCAGTGTTATCCTGGATCAATGGAGCCCGTACCCATCACTCCAATGGTAAACCCCACAGTGTATCCTACATGGGGAAGCCAAAATAATCTCAGTGGGATGATGCAGTCAGACATGTCCCAGTCATGGTCTTCACCTCCCATGAATAACTGCTATCCAGATGCCTTCAACATGAATGAGTACCCTTCTCGGAGCTATCCTCAGTGGCAGGCAGACCCTTATCAAACCACAGCGTCTCTCCCAGCTGATAGAGATAATTCAATGGCAGCTATGCATGGTCCAACTACGTCACAAGCTCCTTCAGATTCAAGTTTGATGTCCCAGTATGTGTCCAGTTCTCTGATGCTTGACAATGGAGGGCAAATACATAATGGAGGGCATCAGTATGGACTAATTAATCCGGAGGGCAGTGGAGACAGCATAGATGTGAGAAAAAGCAGTGCAAGTATGACAAGCCAGTTGGATAATGGAAACAGTATCTCAACAATTGACAGCCTCCCTGAAGGAAGTTATCACACTCCATATGCTCAGAGTGAAAACCCCTGCCATACTCAAAGCTCATCAGTTGATATCCCCATGAAATGTCTGAGCCCAGAGGAACAAATTGCATTAAAGGCTacaaatgaaatcattaaaacagAGAATATCTCCACTCCTGGTTATGAACCGATGGACAACTCCGTGGATGGCATGCTCAGTCCACACAGTGTCACTCAAACAGATTTCCTTTATGAAGAGGACTGTGCTAATGCTGACTGTGAGGCTAACCCTTCAGATGAAAAGCCTGGTGACCCTGACATACAGAAAGCAAGACGCAGCAGGTTGAGCAAGCGAACCAAATGGCCAGCCATCATAAAGGATGGCAAGGTCATCTGCAGGAGATGCTTCAGAGAGTTCACAAGCACCAAGTCTCTCGGGGGTCATTTGTCTAAACGCTCACAGTGCAGGCCTGTAGATGAAATCGACTTAACGGCTGATCTGCCAACATCTTTTCTCGATTTTCTCAATGACCCCCATGTCCCAGACACTAACGGAGCAATATACAACATGTCAAATGGTGATTTCTCACAGGAATCTTGTAGCTTGACCACTTTGACTTCACCCATGGTGTTGAAACAAGAGCCCCAGAATACAAATATAACGGACTATTCAAACTCCTTGTCCGTTTCCCCTGAAACCCAGCAAGACAAGACAGTAGAGCTGGCTAATCCAGCCCTCGCTGTACCTTATCAAGAGGATCACTTGATGGAAATTTCACATGCCTTTCAAAGGCTGGATTTGATTGAGGCTGCACAAGAGAAGATGCGGAGTGCTCTGTCATTGGAGCAAAATGTCAGTCATTGTGAAACAGCCCCTGACACTGAAAAAAGTAAAGTGCTGAGCAAAAGTGATGACAGGCCCCCTGAAAAGGTACCCAAACCTTTTAAATGTGACCAGGATGACTGTGAGTACTCATTCATGACAAAGGAGGCATTATTCAGACACTTGAGTAAGATGCACGATTACACTTATGAAATGATAGAAGAACTAAAACGAACCCCATCCAAGCTGTCTCCTTATCCTTGTCAGATTTGCCCCAAAACATTTACAAGAACAACAGGTTTGAGAATTCACTATGAAAAAGTCCATCGATTGTCTAAGGCAGAAATGCAGAAGCTAAGGATCAGTGCTCGAAACAGGCGTGTATTTAGGCTTGACAAAGATGACGCGTCGATTAGCCGTGCAGCCACTGATGCCAATAACAGTCGCACGATGCAGTCTGCGGTCGTATTACCTGCTATAAAGCAAGAACCGCTTGACATTGCAATTGTACCTCAAACAGACAATGAGAACAATCCAGAAGTTTCTCAGATCACCTCACCAGGAGATGCAGTTCCACAGGGCTTCACTCCTGAGGTATCAACTGTTACACAACTACCATCACCTCACAGTTATTTGACTGATAGGTCGTTTGGTGAGGCAGCACCATCAGCTCATGAAGAAGCCCCAGAGCAACCCAACGTGGCTGCTGTAAACAAGAGTCCGGATGTGAAACTgaaatccaaaaataaaaaaacagaaacacaagagaaacTGAGTCCGATTGGCAGAGCAAAGGATGTGCAAGGACGACCAGATGCATCAttaagcaaagaaaaagagccAAAGTCCAGTCCTCCGACCGCATCTGCTTCATCCTCCCCAGAGAAACCGAGCAGCTCTAAAAACACGCCGACGAAGGATGAACCCCAGAGGAAAGACAAAACTCAGAAAAGGTTGAGCCTCAAAATGTGTGACACAGACAATGCCTACAGTCCCTATAGACCATATCGCTGTGTTCATGAAGGATGCACTGCAGCATTCACCATCCAGCACAATTTGATTCTCCATTACAGGGCCATGCATCAGGCATCCCTGCCCCCCAGCAAACCTGAAGCTGAGACTGAAAAAACGAGTGTGACAAATGGACAGGAGACCAATCAAAGCATAGGAAAAGATAATGAAGTCAGGTGTCAAGTGAAAAACTGTTCAAGGGTGTTCATGGGAATCACTAGGTTAGTGCAGCATTACCTCTTACTCCACAAGTTTACCCGTGACAAAGCCACCGCCATGATGTCCAGCATGACCATAGGGACTTTCAACTGTGACCGGCAGGAGTGCGCTCTCCCCTTCAACTCTGTGGAAAAGTACATCGAGCACATAAAGAATTTCCACAAGGAAATCGCCATCTCTGAAAGTGGCTCAGTTGATCCAACTTTCAAGTGCGAGTATGAGGCATGTGATCGGGTTTACACTACGAAATCGAACCTCCTCCGTCATCTGATAAAAAAGCACGATTATGTTTATGACCCTAAAACAAGTGACGGGAGAAGGACTAAATCAGTAGGGCTCTTCCCAGGTGTTAACAACGGGAAAGAGAATGTGGAAAGCAAATtcaaagtgaagaagaaaaacactaaaaagaaagagggaaagtcCATTGAACACTGGACTAGTTTTGGAAAGCCTACACTAAAAACCCACGAGGAGGCATCAGCCATGTGCACCAAGAAGTCCGCCCTTCAGTACCCATGCATGATAATAGGCTGTGACGCAGTGGAGAGGGCTGAAAGAAGTATATTTAAGCATTACACCACTCATGGCCTCACAGAAAGATACATTGAAGACCAGAGGAGCCAgttcattttctgtaaaaagTACTCACGTGCCAGATTTAAGGATTCAAACAAATCAGAGGGCGCATCAAGCTCTTCTTCTGAGGAGACGGAGCCAGAAGACAGCGAAAAGCCCAGTGACCAGAAAACAGATGAGCTGGTGGATAGAATAGGCCAAGAAGACAGCAAGCTGTCCAACGACGATAGTGCAGAATCTCAAGCTTCCACTGGGACTGAAGGAGGAACTAAAAGAGGCCGCCCCAGAAAACCTGCACAACCTACACCAGCTTGTCCAGAGAGGATGCAGACCCTGAGGAATCGTTCGACTTTTAACAGTTCAAGAGAGAACTCAAATCCGGGTACCCCTACAGCCCAAGAACAACGTGATGACGGGGTTACTCCAGGGTCTTTCAAGCCTTTAGGCCTTGAGGACTCTTTTCTTAAATTCTTGGAAACCTCAGAGTCAACAAACTCTTCCAAACgcaaattaaatgacaaatcTAGTGCTGAACTGCCGTCCAAAAGACAACAAactcaaaaacagaaatctgcaatgaaaagtaaaataactGGCTGTGAAAATCTTGTAGACTTCAGAAACCCCCTTAATCTCAAATCAGTGAGCAATGTCAAGATTGTAAtggataaaacattttcagatggTGCTGATCTTTTGCTAAAGCAGCTGCAAGACATGAGGCCCATAGTCATAATAAAAAAGTGGCTTTATAGCGGATCATAG